In Myxococcales bacterium, the following are encoded in one genomic region:
- a CDS encoding UMP kinase: protein MKATKYKRILLKLSGEALMGKGEYGIDDNQLDDIAKEIAETHRTGVQIGVVIGGGNIFRGLKGASKGMDRASADYMGMLATVMNCLAMQHALEKAGCPTRVMSALPMQAVAEPYIRQRAVHHLDQQYVVLFAAGTGSPFFTTDTAAALRAAEIGADVLMKATKVDGVYSADPIVDPAAVLYRQLTFGEVMAKNLRVMDLAAVSLCRDNAIPILVFNLLRPGNILRAVQGKKVGTLIKE from the coding sequence ATGAAAGCGACGAAGTACAAGCGGATTCTGCTCAAGCTCTCGGGCGAGGCGCTGATGGGCAAGGGCGAATACGGCATCGACGATAATCAACTAGATGATATCGCAAAGGAAATTGCCGAGACGCACCGCACCGGCGTGCAGATCGGCGTGGTCATCGGCGGCGGCAACATCTTTCGCGGTTTGAAGGGCGCCAGCAAGGGCATGGATCGGGCCAGCGCCGATTACATGGGTATGCTCGCCACGGTGATGAACTGCCTGGCGATGCAGCACGCCCTGGAAAAGGCCGGCTGCCCCACGCGGGTGATGAGCGCCCTGCCGATGCAGGCGGTCGCCGAGCCGTACATCCGCCAGCGAGCCGTCCACCACCTCGATCAGCAATACGTCGTGCTGTTCGCGGCCGGCACCGGCAGTCCGTTTTTCACCACCGACACCGCGGCGGCGCTACGCGCGGCGGAGATCGGCGCCGACGTCCTGATGAAGGCCACCAAGGTGGACGGGGTTTACAGCGCCGATCCGATCGTCGATCCGGCGGCCGTCTTGTACCGTCAATTGACATTCGGTGAGGTAATGGCCAAAAATCTGCGGGTGATGGACCTCGCGGCGGTCAGCCTGTGCCGCGATAACGCCATTCCCATTTTGGTTTTCAATTTGCTTCGCCCGGGAAATATTTTGCGGGCGGTGCAAGGGAAAAAAGTCGGAACTTTAATCAAGGAGTAG
- the frr gene encoding ribosome recycling factor, whose product MIDDVYNECKSGMEKSIANLGRELMKIRTGRANPAILEGIRVDYYGTPTPINQMATVSVPEHRLIVIAPWEQPKCNDIVRAIQSSDIGLNPQSDGKVVRIAFPPLTEERRKELVKQVKKIGEEHKVAVRMERRDANEMLKALQKDGDITEDDSHKGTERIQKLHDDYIKKVDEVIARKETEILEI is encoded by the coding sequence GTGATCGACGACGTTTATAACGAATGTAAAAGCGGCATGGAAAAAAGCATCGCCAACCTGGGACGCGAGCTGATGAAGATCCGGACGGGCCGCGCCAATCCGGCCATCCTCGAGGGGATCCGCGTCGATTATTACGGCACGCCTACGCCGATCAACCAGATGGCCACCGTCAGCGTGCCCGAACACCGGCTGATCGTCATCGCGCCGTGGGAACAACCCAAGTGCAACGACATCGTGCGGGCGATTCAATCCTCGGACATCGGCCTGAATCCGCAGTCCGACGGCAAGGTCGTGCGCATCGCCTTTCCGCCGCTGACCGAGGAGCGCCGCAAGGAACTGGTCAAGCAGGTGAAGAAAATCGGCGAGGAACACAAGGTGGCCGTCCGGATGGAGCGCCGCGACGCCAACGAAATGCTCAAGGCCCTGCAGAAGGACGGCGACATCACCGAGGACGATTCCCACAAGGGCACCGAGCGGATCCAGAAGCTGCACGACGACTACATCAAAAAAGTCGACGAGGTGATCGCCCGCAAAGAGACCGAAATCCTGGAGATCTGA
- a CDS encoding DUF3473 domain-containing protein gives MNEPTIRNVLTVDVEDYFHVENLAPYIRPEEWDGLREVCPDAVRRLLALLAEHQVRATFFVLGWIARRHPDLVRVIDAAGHEVGCHGTMHQPVDRLTPAEFRQDLHEAAQRLADLLGKPVQGYRAPNFSIGPANPWALDILLDEGFTYDSSLFPGRKVPVGYLGADRAPVLIRREGHGDLVELPLARLDYPGGSLPFAGGGYFRLYPYALIRAGLRRINRRHRVPAVIYFHPWEIVPDQPRVAAGARARFKHYTGLATFESKLRRLLGDFSFGPAGDLAATIQAK, from the coding sequence ATGAACGAACCGACGATCCGCAATGTCCTGACGGTGGACGTGGAGGACTACTTTCACGTCGAGAACCTGGCGCCGTACATCCGGCCGGAAGAATGGGACGGCCTGCGGGAGGTGTGCCCGGACGCCGTGCGGCGGCTGCTGGCGCTGCTGGCCGAGCACCAGGTCCGCGCAACCTTCTTCGTGCTGGGCTGGATCGCCCGGCGGCACCCGGACCTGGTGCGCGTGATCGACGCCGCCGGCCACGAGGTCGGCTGCCACGGCACGATGCACCAGCCGGTCGACCGCCTGACGCCCGCCGAATTCCGCCAGGATCTCCACGAAGCCGCGCAACGGCTGGCGGACCTGCTCGGCAAACCGGTCCAGGGCTACCGCGCGCCGAATTTCAGCATCGGCCCGGCCAATCCCTGGGCGCTGGACATCCTGCTGGACGAGGGTTTCACCTACGATTCGTCGCTGTTCCCCGGTCGCAAGGTGCCGGTCGGCTACCTGGGCGCCGACCGCGCTCCGGTGCTGATCCGCCGCGAAGGTCACGGCGATCTGGTTGAGTTGCCGCTCGCCCGCCTCGATTACCCGGGCGGCAGCCTGCCCTTCGCGGGCGGCGGCTACTTCCGGCTTTACCCTTATGCGCTGATTCGCGCCGGCCTGCGCCGGATCAACCGGCGCCATCGCGTCCCCGCCGTCATTTATTTCCACCCCTGGGAGATCGTCCCCGACCAGCCCCGCGTGGCCGCCGGCGCCAGGGCCCGGTTCAAGCACTACACCGGCCTGGCGACGTTCGAATCGAAACTGCGCCGCCTGCTGGGCGACTTTTCGTTCGGCCCGGCCGGCGATCTCGCCGCGACCATCCAAGCAAAATAA
- a CDS encoding conjugal transfer protein TraR, which translates to MRKRDLEEIRKKLVLDRERILGNARKTMDNITNPNLDDLNDEGDVASSETDQTINLRLRDREAMLLSKIEKTLKKFEEGTFGVCESCGEDISVMRLKARPVASLCIRCKQEMEKIEKGYAD; encoded by the coding sequence ATGAGAAAACGCGATTTGGAAGAAATCCGGAAAAAACTCGTCCTGGATCGAGAGCGGATTCTCGGTAACGCCCGCAAGACGATGGACAACATCACCAACCCGAATCTCGACGACCTGAACGACGAGGGTGACGTGGCCAGTTCCGAAACCGACCAGACGATCAATCTACGGTTGCGGGACCGCGAGGCGATGCTGTTGTCGAAAATCGAAAAGACCCTGAAGAAATTCGAGGAAGGCACGTTCGGCGTCTGCGAATCCTGCGGCGAGGACATCAGCGTGATGCGCCTGAAGGCCCGCCCGGTGGCCTCGTTGTGCATTCGCTGCAAGCAGGAAATGGAAAAAATCGAGAAGGGCTACGCCGATTAG
- a CDS encoding tetratricopeptide repeat protein, whose translation MDEQVLQNIVKFNKRVKRDQYAKVYAPLGDGYRQVSLIDEALQTCQTGLGIFPRYLSCHEVLGKIYLKQNKLSDARRELEKVHAVIGENLQLRKALAKVYAKSGDEEKARFMLDWVIEKDPFDFEMRNIRAQLLREAERKKNRQEAADRGENPDAVDIYELAQKPAVVDIRAIVSNETAAPFDRQAIEKATDSALDNLEGIEVEIDAEADRLFQAAAELEEEKKDEPEKKPARRRGSKLREKILAKSVEEISAAAVIAQIELEISLLDEVAILCRRMLEKEPDDADLQELCAKFDQKLEEKEAELERLENINLAHGL comes from the coding sequence ATGGACGAACAAGTTCTGCAAAACATCGTGAAATTCAACAAACGGGTCAAACGGGACCAATACGCCAAGGTTTACGCGCCCTTGGGAGACGGTTACCGCCAGGTCAGCCTGATCGACGAAGCCCTGCAAACCTGCCAGACCGGCTTGGGTATTTTTCCGCGCTACCTCTCATGCCACGAAGTGCTCGGCAAAATCTATCTGAAACAAAACAAGCTGTCCGACGCCCGGCGGGAACTGGAAAAGGTTCACGCCGTGATCGGCGAAAACCTGCAATTGCGCAAGGCGTTGGCGAAGGTCTACGCCAAATCGGGCGACGAGGAAAAGGCCAGATTCATGCTCGATTGGGTCATCGAAAAAGACCCGTTCGACTTCGAAATGCGCAATATCCGCGCCCAGCTCCTTCGCGAGGCCGAACGCAAAAAGAACCGGCAGGAAGCCGCGGACCGGGGCGAAAACCCCGACGCCGTCGATATTTACGAATTGGCCCAGAAACCAGCCGTCGTCGATATCCGCGCCATCGTCAGCAACGAAACCGCCGCCCCGTTCGACCGCCAGGCGATCGAAAAAGCCACCGATTCCGCACTCGACAACCTCGAAGGAATCGAAGTCGAGATCGACGCCGAGGCCGACCGCCTCTTCCAGGCCGCCGCCGAACTCGAAGAAGAAAAAAAGGACGAACCGGAGAAGAAGCCGGCGCGGCGACGCGGCTCGAAGCTGCGCGAAAAAATCCTGGCCAAAAGCGTCGAGGAAATCTCGGCGGCGGCGGTCATCGCACAGATCGAACTGGAAATCAGTTTGTTGGACGAAGTCGCCATTCTTTGCCGGCGCATGCTCGAAAAAGAGCCCGACGACGCCGACCTTCAGGAACTCTGCGCCAAATTCGACCAAAAACTGGAAGAAAAAGAAGCCGAACTGGAGCGCCTGGAGAATATCAACCTGGCTCACGGGCTGTAA
- a CDS encoding phosphatidate cytidylyltransferase, whose protein sequence is MDKKKIVVALVLLPAFIWLIGWAPNCLLLTVLMLLGAGLGGWESARLVFGPDELASRVAATAFSLAACLAAASGDDQTVAVALVGILLVSMVLAGLLSTDLSLAGGRAAKLLFVAIYPGLLAGYVAALKNYESIFFNTKLVLMLFALIWINDTGAYFVGSAIGKRKLAPRVSPNKTWEGAVGGFAASVILGAVIGVWSDHFTLGQGFLLGVVLGIVGPLGDLAESALKRGAGLKDSGLLLPGHGGVLDRIDSVLFGAPILYYAIINLHFTQIMRQLGA, encoded by the coding sequence ATGGACAAAAAGAAAATCGTCGTGGCCTTGGTGCTGCTGCCGGCGTTTATCTGGCTGATCGGCTGGGCGCCGAACTGCCTGCTACTGACCGTGCTCATGCTGTTGGGCGCGGGCCTGGGCGGTTGGGAAAGCGCGCGGCTGGTCTTCGGCCCGGACGAGCTGGCCAGCCGCGTGGCGGCGACCGCCTTTTCGCTCGCGGCCTGCCTGGCGGCGGCCAGCGGCGACGACCAGACGGTGGCGGTCGCCCTGGTCGGCATTTTGCTGGTTTCCATGGTGTTGGCCGGTCTGTTGTCGACCGATCTGTCGCTGGCCGGCGGGCGCGCCGCGAAGTTGCTGTTCGTGGCGATCTACCCGGGGTTGCTGGCGGGTTACGTCGCCGCGCTGAAAAACTACGAGTCGATCTTCTTCAACACCAAGCTGGTGCTGATGCTTTTCGCCCTGATCTGGATCAACGACACCGGCGCCTATTTCGTCGGCAGCGCCATCGGCAAGCGCAAGCTGGCGCCGCGCGTCAGCCCCAACAAGACCTGGGAAGGCGCGGTGGGCGGCTTCGCGGCGAGCGTGATTCTCGGCGCGGTGATCGGCGTCTGGTCCGATCATTTCACCCTGGGGCAGGGTTTCCTGCTGGGCGTGGTGCTGGGCATCGTCGGCCCGCTGGGCGACCTGGCCGAATCGGCTCTCAAGCGCGGCGCCGGCCTGAAGGATTCGGGCCTGTTGCTGCCCGGCCACGGCGGCGTTTTGGACCGCATCGACAGCGTCCTGTTCGGCGCGCCGATCCTCTATTACGCGATCATCAATCTGCATTTCACGCAAATCATGCGCCAATTGGGAGCCTGA
- a CDS encoding site-2 protease family protein yields MSYPEPATSGEPAPAPPPRSRKIPPHRSPAFYLGMLAATVVTTFLSGLFLIDPNAAIVSPAMDALTFPAALLSILLAHELGHFLACRRHGLDATLPLFLPGPPFPIAIGTFGAFIRIRVPIRRRGQLLDVGAAGPLAGFVPALIWTYFGLLLSHVGPVTGEEGMIFGESPLFMLLRHALFGALPDGQDVFLHPMALAGWLGLFVTSLNLLMAGQLDGGHVVHALFGRYHRVISRTVFAGLVWWGVLGDPLLKNWYHWPVMAGLLLWSVVLCFRTGRRKLDRNIFIGLVLLHIGLQMALAEASSSSMWLVWGLLVYLFGLDHPPVSDPDQPLSPLRRLVGVLCLLIFIGTFMPLPIRITG; encoded by the coding sequence ATGTCCTACCCTGAACCGGCGACCTCCGGCGAGCCGGCGCCCGCGCCGCCGCCCCGTTCGCGCAAAATTCCGCCTCATCGTTCGCCGGCGTTTTATCTCGGCATGCTTGCCGCCACCGTGGTGACCACGTTTTTATCCGGCTTGTTTTTGATCGATCCCAACGCGGCGATCGTCAGCCCCGCGATGGACGCGCTGACCTTTCCCGCCGCGCTGCTTTCGATTTTGCTGGCCCACGAACTGGGGCACTTCCTGGCCTGCCGCCGGCACGGCCTGGACGCCACCCTGCCCCTGTTTCTGCCCGGGCCGCCCTTCCCGATCGCCATCGGCACCTTCGGCGCGTTCATCCGTATCCGCGTCCCGATCCGCCGCCGCGGCCAATTGCTCGACGTTGGCGCCGCCGGCCCGCTGGCCGGGTTCGTCCCGGCCCTGATCTGGACCTATTTCGGCCTGCTGCTCAGCCACGTCGGCCCGGTGACGGGCGAGGAAGGGATGATTTTCGGCGAATCGCCGCTGTTCATGCTGCTGCGCCATGCCCTTTTCGGCGCGCTGCCCGACGGCCAGGACGTGTTTCTCCACCCGATGGCGCTGGCCGGCTGGCTGGGGCTGTTCGTCACCTCGCTCAACCTGCTGATGGCGGGCCAGCTCGACGGCGGCCACGTGGTGCACGCGCTGTTCGGTCGCTACCACCGGGTCATCTCGCGGACGGTCTTCGCCGGCCTGGTCTGGTGGGGCGTGCTGGGCGATCCGCTGCTGAAAAACTGGTACCATTGGCCGGTAATGGCCGGCCTGCTCCTCTGGTCGGTTGTCTTGTGTTTCCGCACCGGGCGCCGTAAGCTGGATCGTAATATTTTCATCGGGTTGGTTCTTTTGCACATCGGCCTGCAGATGGCGCTGGCCGAGGCCTCGTCCAGCAGCATGTGGCTCGTCTGGGGCCTGCTCGTGTATCTCTTCGGGCTGGACCATCCGCCCGTGAGCGATCCGGATCAGCCCCTGTCGCCGCTGCGGCGCCTCGTCGGCGTGTTGTGCCTGTTGATTTTCATCGGCACCTTCATGCCCTTGCCGATTCGCATCACGGGTTAA
- a CDS encoding ABC transporter substrate-binding protein produces MADRARSRRLAGPRFLSLALIGILAAIFSLLLACGTPPPPGDTLRIGIEGNPTNLDPRFATDAYSVRILGLVYEGLFADEIDGGIAPALAEGYEVPDERTYRITLKPGLVWQDGSPIVAADVAATYRFLADPKNASPAQDTFGRLVAIETPDDRTVVLRLAEPFSPFLDKLTRPIVPARLQDPAKLAAAPVGSGPYRLVDFQLGQKVILEANPRYRQGPPPIPRLEFRVVANDTTRLLQLNKGDLDLVVNAVPNFAVKFFAEMPGRLVQREPGINYSYLGFNLADRHGIVSRREVRQAIAHAINREEIIAALLFGMARPATSLLAPGNWAYDPGAPTYPYDPERAKQLLDAAGFPDPDGDGPAVRFTLSYKTSTNKLRMRIAEVIAGQLARVGIGFERRSLEWGTFFQDIKSGNFQTYTLTWVGVNDPDHLYYVYHSSMQPPRGGNRGFYADPQVDQWLDASRRTNDRAERRRLYGLVQQKVAADCVYVDLWWADNVAVQTDRLQGFFLRPSGDYRALATARLRP; encoded by the coding sequence GTGGCCGATCGCGCGCGCTCGCGGCGTTTGGCGGGCCCTCGTTTTTTATCCCTGGCGCTGATCGGCATTCTGGCCGCGATTTTTTCCCTCCTGCTAGCTTGCGGCACCCCGCCCCCGCCGGGCGATACCCTGCGTATCGGCATTGAAGGCAATCCGACGAACCTCGACCCGCGTTTCGCCACCGACGCCTACTCCGTGCGCATCCTGGGCCTGGTTTACGAGGGCCTGTTCGCCGACGAGATCGACGGCGGCATCGCGCCGGCCCTGGCCGAAGGGTATGAGGTTCCCGACGAGCGCACCTACCGGATCACCCTGAAACCGGGCCTGGTCTGGCAAGACGGCTCGCCGATCGTCGCCGCCGACGTGGCCGCGACCTATCGCTTTCTGGCCGATCCGAAAAACGCCTCGCCGGCGCAGGACACCTTCGGCCGGCTGGTCGCCATCGAAACGCCGGACGACCGGACGGTCGTGCTGCGCCTCGCCGAGCCGTTTTCGCCCTTTCTGGACAAGCTGACGCGGCCGATCGTGCCCGCCCGCCTGCAGGATCCGGCCAAGCTGGCCGCCGCGCCGGTCGGCTCGGGGCCCTACCGCCTCGTGGATTTTCAACTCGGGCAGAAGGTGATCCTCGAAGCCAACCCGCGCTACCGCCAGGGGCCGCCGCCGATTCCCCGGTTGGAGTTTCGCGTCGTTGCCAACGACACCACGCGGTTGTTGCAGCTCAACAAGGGCGACCTGGATCTGGTGGTCAACGCGGTGCCCAACTTCGCGGTGAAATTCTTCGCCGAGATGCCGGGGCGGCTCGTGCAGCGCGAACCGGGCATCAATTACAGCTACCTGGGATTCAACCTGGCCGACCGGCACGGCATCGTCAGCCGCCGCGAGGTGCGCCAGGCGATCGCGCACGCCATCAACCGCGAGGAAATCATCGCGGCCCTCCTGTTCGGCATGGCCCGCCCGGCGACCAGCCTGCTCGCGCCCGGCAACTGGGCCTACGATCCCGGCGCGCCGACCTACCCCTACGATCCGGAACGGGCCAAGCAATTGCTCGACGCGGCCGGTTTTCCCGACCCCGATGGCGACGGCCCGGCGGTGCGGTTCACCCTGTCGTACAAAACCAGCACGAACAAACTGCGGATGCGCATCGCCGAGGTGATCGCCGGTCAGTTGGCGCGGGTCGGCATCGGCTTCGAGCGCCGCAGCCTCGAATGGGGCACGTTTTTCCAGGACATCAAGAGCGGCAATTTTCAGACCTATACGCTGACCTGGGTCGGGGTCAACGATCCCGATCACCTGTACTACGTCTATCACTCGTCGATGCAGCCGCCGCGCGGCGGCAATCGCGGCTTTTACGCCGACCCGCAGGTCGACCAGTGGCTCGACGCCTCCCGGCGCACCAACGACCGCGCCGAGCGGCGGCGGCTCTACGGCCTGGTCCAGCAAAAGGTGGCCGCCGATTGCGTCTACGTCGATCTGTGGTGGGCCGACAACGTCGCCGTGCAAACCGACCGCCTGCAAGGGTTTTTCCTCCGGCCGAGCGGCGATTACCGCGCCCTGGCCACCGCGAGGCTGCGGCCGTGA
- a CDS encoding 1-deoxy-D-xylulose-5-phosphate reductoisomerase gives MKKLAILGSTGSIGVSTLAVVAANPERFAVVALAAGDNVERLSEQVRQFRPSLVSVRTAAGASRLRELLGAAAPEIQVGTEGIGAVARHPEAEMVVAAVVGSAGLEPTWQAIAAGKHVALANKETLVMAGPLVMRAVREKRVALLPVDSEHSAVMQSLAGHRREEVRRIVLTASGGPFREWPAARIAGATPDDALAHPTWRMGSKITIDSATLMNKGLEVIEAHWLFDQPPEKIDVVVHTESIVHSMVEFHDGQVVAQLGVPDMKGPISYALAYPERLPNSIQQLDLTKVSPLHFYEVDHDKFPCLRLASQALADSELGPAILNAANEVAVQAFLERRIGFNEIARTIVEVLNIVEGGKAEHLEAVLEVDRRAREKAVDVTKRLGRGKM, from the coding sequence ATGAAAAAACTGGCAATACTGGGCAGCACGGGCAGCATCGGCGTCTCCACGCTGGCGGTCGTCGCGGCCAACCCGGAGCGGTTCGCGGTCGTCGCCCTGGCGGCCGGCGACAACGTCGAACGGCTGTCCGAGCAGGTGCGGCAATTCCGGCCGTCGCTGGTCAGCGTGCGGACGGCGGCGGGGGCCAGCCGGCTGCGCGAACTGCTCGGCGCGGCGGCTCCCGAGATTCAGGTCGGGACGGAAGGCATCGGCGCGGTCGCCCGGCATCCCGAGGCCGAGATGGTCGTCGCGGCGGTCGTCGGCAGCGCCGGCCTGGAACCGACGTGGCAGGCGATCGCGGCGGGCAAGCACGTCGCGCTGGCCAACAAGGAAACGCTGGTCATGGCGGGGCCGCTGGTGATGCGGGCCGTGCGCGAAAAGCGCGTGGCGCTGCTGCCGGTCGACTCCGAGCATTCCGCCGTGATGCAGTCCCTCGCCGGCCATCGGCGCGAGGAAGTGCGGCGGATCGTGTTGACGGCGAGCGGCGGTCCTTTTCGCGAATGGCCGGCCGCGCGGATCGCCGGGGCGACGCCGGACGACGCGCTGGCGCACCCGACCTGGCGGATGGGCAGCAAGATCACCATCGATTCGGCTACGCTGATGAACAAGGGGCTGGAGGTGATCGAGGCCCATTGGTTGTTCGATCAACCGCCGGAAAAAATCGACGTGGTCGTGCACACCGAGTCGATCGTTCACAGCATGGTGGAGTTTCACGACGGGCAGGTGGTGGCGCAACTGGGCGTTCCCGACATGAAGGGGCCGATTTCCTACGCGCTGGCCTATCCCGAACGGTTGCCGAATTCCATCCAACAACTCGATTTAACGAAAGTTTCCCCACTTCACTTTTACGAGGTCGACCACGACAAATTCCCGTGCCTGCGGCTGGCGAGCCAGGCTCTGGCCGACAGCGAACTGGGCCCGGCGATTCTCAACGCGGCCAACGAGGTCGCGGTGCAGGCGTTTCTGGAAAGACGAATCGGTTTTAACGAAATCGCCCGAACCATCGTCGAAGTGCTTAACATAGTGGAAGGCGGCAAAGCCGAACATTTGGAGGCCGTGCTGGAAGTCGATCGGCGCGCGCGGGAAAAAGCCGTGGATGTCACCAAGCGTCTGGGTCGGGGGAAAATGTAG
- the uppS gene encoding di-trans,poly-cis-decaprenylcistransferase produces the protein METGSAALFGPLAGARLPRHVAVIMDGNGRWATRQGRERTQGHARGVESLRAVVRTCRKLEIPYLTVYAFSLENWNRPRPEVELLLRLLRRVLKNETAKLDKYEIRLTAIGDRERLPADVRELLAGVEAQTRNHRAMTLVIALSYSSRDEIVRAARRLAERACAGELAPAAIDERLFAAHLDTAGIPDPDLLIRTSGEQRLSNYLLWQAAYAELYLTPVLWPDFGEAELVAALAEYARRERRFGRTGEQLHATAATGGEEG, from the coding sequence ATGGAAACCGGCTCCGCCGCCTTGTTCGGTCCGTTGGCCGGCGCCCGGTTGCCTCGCCACGTGGCGGTGATCATGGACGGCAACGGCCGGTGGGCGACCCGGCAGGGCCGGGAGCGGACCCAGGGCCACGCGCGGGGCGTCGAATCCCTGCGAGCGGTCGTGCGAACCTGCCGGAAGCTGGAAATCCCCTACCTGACCGTTTATGCCTTTTCGCTCGAGAACTGGAACCGGCCGCGGCCCGAGGTCGAGCTGTTGCTGCGGCTGCTGCGGCGGGTGCTCAAGAACGAAACGGCCAAGCTCGACAAGTACGAGATCCGCCTGACAGCGATCGGCGACCGCGAGCGGCTGCCGGCCGACGTCCGCGAACTGCTAGCGGGGGTCGAGGCGCAGACGCGCAACCACCGGGCGATGACGCTGGTCATCGCGTTGTCGTATTCGTCGCGCGACGAGATCGTCCGCGCCGCCCGCCGGCTGGCCGAGCGGGCGTGCGCCGGTGAATTGGCGCCGGCGGCGATCGACGAACGGCTGTTCGCGGCGCACCTCGACACGGCGGGGATCCCGGATCCGGACCTGCTCATCCGCACCAGCGGCGAGCAGCGGTTGAGCAATTATCTGCTCTGGCAAGCGGCTTATGCCGAGTTGTATCTGACGCCCGTCCTGTGGCCCGACTTCGGGGAAGCGGAACTGGTGGCGGCGCTGGCCGAGTACGCGCGGCGCGAGCGCCGGTTCGGCCGGACGGGCGAACAACTTCACGCGACCGCCGCGACCGGCGGCGAGGAAGGCTGA